The Prosthecobacter dejongeii genome contains a region encoding:
- the rpoN gene encoding RNA polymerase factor sigma-54, translated as MSSNSLLQAPELSQHLSLELRQKLAVLQTPTHELDLLVRQEMQQNPVLELEGGIDASLESSAEDPIEDPWDEELSKLAQRDEEWNPAPARSLATPEDEERRQFVMESLTKPVTLAEHVEGQLLGMRFDDEEKEDILRLLGHLNDNGWLKKPLVEIAAEEGRPLEELEFAQDMLLTLDPPGLGAGDLRQCLMVQLEREKRTKTLEYHILDECFHLLSRRKFEDIAMHFDVEVDDVQDAAQRITALNPRPAKDFDETPTIGFHVQPEMTIEKQSGQWTVTIHKEVTPSLRISQFYKSMMAEADGKKDVRDFIRDHIKRGRFFIDMLQQRQQTIQKVAEHIVARQEDFFEISPSSLKPMTMADIANEIGIHESTVSRTVAGKFANTPHGVFELRSFFTSGMATFSGEAVSGRTVEAALKEIIQAEDRSQPLHDKEIVERLADRGIRMSRRTVVKYRDRLGILPSSLRRGS; from the coding sequence GTGTCTTCCAACTCCCTCCTGCAAGCCCCAGAACTGTCACAGCATCTGTCGCTGGAACTCCGGCAGAAACTTGCTGTTCTGCAAACCCCTACTCATGAGCTGGATCTCCTTGTTCGGCAGGAAATGCAGCAAAACCCCGTTTTGGAGCTCGAAGGTGGCATAGATGCCAGTTTGGAATCTTCGGCGGAAGATCCCATCGAAGATCCCTGGGATGAGGAATTGAGCAAACTGGCTCAGCGAGATGAGGAGTGGAACCCTGCACCAGCGCGTAGCCTCGCCACCCCTGAGGATGAAGAACGCCGCCAGTTCGTCATGGAATCCCTGACCAAGCCAGTGACTCTTGCCGAACATGTCGAAGGTCAATTGTTAGGCATGCGTTTCGATGACGAAGAGAAAGAAGACATCCTGCGCCTGCTCGGTCATTTGAATGACAACGGCTGGTTAAAAAAACCGTTGGTCGAGATCGCCGCAGAAGAGGGAAGGCCCTTGGAAGAACTGGAATTTGCCCAAGACATGCTGCTCACTCTCGATCCACCTGGTCTAGGTGCTGGAGATCTCCGGCAGTGTCTCATGGTGCAACTCGAGCGGGAAAAACGCACCAAGACCCTGGAGTACCACATTCTCGATGAATGCTTCCACCTGCTGTCTCGGCGTAAATTTGAGGACATCGCCATGCACTTTGATGTGGAAGTTGATGACGTGCAGGATGCTGCTCAGCGCATTACAGCTCTCAATCCTCGCCCTGCAAAGGACTTCGATGAAACACCCACCATCGGCTTTCACGTGCAGCCAGAGATGACCATCGAAAAACAGTCGGGTCAGTGGACCGTCACCATTCACAAAGAAGTGACGCCGTCCCTTCGCATCAGCCAGTTCTACAAAAGCATGATGGCTGAGGCTGATGGAAAAAAGGACGTTCGAGACTTCATCCGCGACCACATCAAACGTGGTCGTTTTTTCATCGACATGCTGCAACAGCGCCAGCAGACCATCCAAAAAGTGGCTGAGCACATCGTTGCTCGTCAGGAAGATTTTTTTGAGATCAGTCCGTCTTCTTTAAAGCCCATGACCATGGCAGACATTGCCAATGAAATCGGCATCCACGAAAGCACCGTCAGCCGGACCGTCGCTGGAAAGTTTGCTAACACTCCGCATGGTGTTTTTGAGCTGCGTTCCTTTTTCACCTCTGGCATGGCAACCTTTTCGGGCGAGGCCGTGAGTGGCCGTACTGTAGAAGCTGCCTTGAAGGAAATCATTCAAGCGGAAGATCGCTCTCAGCCTCTTCATGACAAAGAAATCGTCGAGCGCCTGGCAGACCGTGGCATACGCATGTCCCGTCGCACGGTGGTCAAGTATCGAGACCGCCTGGGCATCCTGCCTAGCTCTCTGCGTCGGGGTTCGTGA
- a CDS encoding PAS domain S-box protein, which translates to MKTESAQPPFQPNPTSWVQGGGEMGRRIREFDWSQHPLGPLETWPQSLRTTISLMLNSRFAMWVGWGEDFWFFCNDAYLPTLGLKKNWLGAPASAVWKEIWEAVASRATSVVSTGMATWDEGLQLFLERSGFTEETYHTFSYSPIPGEGSAIGGMLCVVTEETERIISERRLSLLRDLATRLTGVTSEAELCAAFQHCIEQQPQDLPFALIYLAEADGVETRLSCCQGLASSHVAAPERLTLGASENVWPLSPTFMCLEDLGSRFTDLPLTAWDKPSTTAALIPIHEQGTDQPAGHLVVGLNPYRPLDAPYQGFLELLAGQISAALGNVRAYERQRQRAEELAAMDHAKTVFFSNVSHEFRTPLTLMLGPLEDLLAQAEPPSSPGYRELISVAHRNGLRLLKLVNTLLDFSRLEAGRMEAAFEPVDLAALTLDLAESFSPAMKRAGLDYHLECPPLREPLYVDRDLWEKIVLNLLSNAFKFTLQGSIRLSLTDQAEGVELKVADTGSGIPVAAQASLFERFFRVQGAEGRSHEGTGIGLALVGELVKLHGGTVKVESQPGLGSVFTVSLPRGKAHLPAAHLRKSLTAHAKHVDTSFLTEAARWLPAETDASSEVPASHSADQSRPRILLADDNPDMRDYVRHLLSARFEVQTVGDGRAALELIQTHPPDLVLTDVMMPHLDGFGLLQALRENAATRMIPVILLSARAGEEARVEGLDAGADDYLIKPFDGRELLSRVSTHLTLAQSRQQAARQATQAEARLQHLLTLLPAGVYTCNGQGLITFFNQRAAELWRHTPLLQSPETRYCGFHRLLNEDGTAIPPEQSPMADAVLHGKSFRNLEAEVERADGSRFIASVSIDPLWDEEGRIIGAINIFQDITASHATARALKQELEERQRAIQHATFLSALSQQLSLLNEPQDILHTASEEVGHHLQLDRCGFIEANDSLNVLTITEDWAGPGMPLLEGRFQPQDFIPPQLWQAIQQGLLPVEDVHHHPHTQAITERFEKIGLRSFAIVPFSQAGQVRTWLSIGAAQPRSWREDELRLLENVITRVRPLVEQARAAKDLQQRGERMQLLSETLAQLISARNPETVVRELFSRVTMHLRADTYFNFMVTPAGDSLELHSSAGISEATARAMHRLNFGQAVCGTVAQTCQSIVANDIQNTQDPRADLVRSLGIQTYACHPLIAGGRLLGTLSFASRVRTQFDAEELNFIRIVTHSAALVLEQLQSSEARQRLASIVTSSDDAIISKNLDGLITSWNMGAQRIFGYTADEVIGRPVTLLLPQDRQDEEPIILDRIRRGEYIQHFETIRQRKDGTLVDISLTISPIKDAEGHIIGASKIGRDITERKKNELELVRREQLYRSIGESTNYGIWVSDAQGRNIYASDSFLKLVGLTQQECANDGWHQTLHPDDREATLSHWYAASQHGGLWEREHRFKGVDGHWHPVLSRGIPIRDEKGQIIQWAGISLDISTFKKTEEALRQQSQILAVLNRVSSTLVAERDLEKIVQSVTDASCEISGAQFGAFFYNVTNESGEALTLFTVSGAPREAFAKFPMPRNTALFAPTFKGEGVVRVDDILLDPRYGKNTPFKGMPAGHLPVRSYLAVPVVSNSGQVIGSMLFGHPEPGIFTEATESMLVGMAAQAAIAIDNAELYTSLQRELDQVKQVQGALRASERRWRDMAEAMPHLVWTSAPDGGWDFVSPQWCTYTGRKEEEQRGHGWTEAVHPEDRPLMETAWNQASHTRSIVDVEVRIRRADGQYRWFKTRAMPVMDESGNIIKWYGSNTDIEDIKRTDSILREREARLSAIFAQAGSGIVQTNLEGGITMVNDAYCEIVARTREELIGLNVHAITHPEDRTQNMAVFDAMIQGGASFIIEKRDILPDGSYVWVRNSVVGIRDGKGQVIAGLIITQDITDSREAENALRASEEQLRLVTDHAPVLLAQFDQQHRYKFVNRPYAQRYGFEPQDVIGKHASDVVSESAYRSALSMMERAFKGERVEFEMAIPYESLGSRWGHVIFVPERNAEGEVVGIVTVLTDITMRKQAEHDLEQARDRALEAVRAKDDFLARLSHELRTPLSPVLLLASEGSKSLDIPESARADFETIRKNVDLEARLIDDLLDITRITRGKLALDLQPVDLKEVIQDALATIQSEIAGKKVHLQLDLSPTPLDILADAVRLQQVLWNLLNNAVKFTPASGIIKITARALEEEDAVTVEVTDTGIGMTEEEIQRIFDAFSQGDHALKGGSQHFGGLGLGLAITRMLVELHQGHIQATSSGRGHGATFTVKLPRISKASSAHPSRTSSPIPLPPAEKPAPAPRPPLRILLVEDHEPTRTALSSLLRRRRHEVHTAGSLQEARECAQQNNFDLLISDLGLPDGTGYELMKELADQLPLKGIAVSGFGMEQDLVRSRAAGFVTHLIKPVRIEALETALASLQDT; encoded by the coding sequence ATGAAGACGGAATCTGCCCAGCCTCCCTTTCAGCCAAATCCCACCTCCTGGGTTCAAGGGGGCGGTGAGATGGGGCGACGCATCCGGGAGTTTGACTGGTCACAGCATCCCCTTGGGCCTTTGGAGACTTGGCCCCAGAGTCTTCGCACCACCATCAGCCTCATGCTGAACTCCCGCTTTGCCATGTGGGTAGGCTGGGGAGAGGATTTCTGGTTCTTTTGCAATGACGCGTATCTGCCAACGTTAGGCCTGAAGAAAAATTGGTTAGGCGCTCCTGCATCTGCAGTATGGAAAGAGATTTGGGAGGCGGTGGCTTCACGCGCTACCTCGGTCGTCAGCACAGGGATGGCCACTTGGGATGAAGGGCTGCAGCTTTTTCTCGAACGCAGTGGCTTCACGGAAGAGACCTACCACACCTTTTCCTACAGTCCCATCCCAGGGGAGGGGAGTGCCATCGGCGGCATGCTCTGTGTCGTCACAGAAGAGACGGAGCGCATCATCAGTGAACGCCGCCTTTCCCTCCTGCGTGACCTAGCCACTCGACTGACTGGCGTGACCAGTGAGGCAGAGCTGTGCGCGGCCTTTCAGCACTGCATCGAGCAGCAGCCGCAAGATCTTCCCTTTGCTCTTATCTACCTTGCCGAGGCCGACGGCGTGGAAACACGCCTTTCCTGCTGTCAGGGCTTGGCCTCCAGCCATGTGGCTGCCCCTGAACGCCTCACCTTGGGGGCGAGTGAAAACGTCTGGCCGCTGAGCCCTACCTTCATGTGTCTGGAGGATCTAGGCTCCCGTTTTACAGACCTGCCCCTCACGGCTTGGGATAAGCCTTCCACCACAGCCGCCCTCATTCCCATTCATGAGCAAGGCACAGACCAGCCAGCCGGGCACCTGGTGGTGGGCCTGAACCCCTACCGCCCTCTGGACGCTCCCTATCAGGGCTTTCTCGAACTCCTGGCCGGTCAAATTTCCGCTGCTTTGGGCAATGTACGAGCCTATGAAAGGCAGCGCCAGCGGGCTGAGGAACTGGCCGCCATGGATCATGCCAAAACGGTCTTTTTCAGCAATGTCAGTCATGAGTTCCGCACGCCTCTGACGCTCATGCTCGGGCCTCTGGAAGATCTCCTTGCCCAGGCAGAGCCGCCTAGCTCGCCAGGCTATCGAGAACTCATTTCTGTGGCTCATCGCAATGGTCTGCGCCTGCTTAAGCTGGTCAATACCTTGCTGGACTTCTCTCGTCTTGAAGCTGGGCGCATGGAGGCCGCCTTTGAGCCCGTAGATCTCGCCGCACTCACCCTGGACTTGGCAGAAAGTTTCTCCCCTGCCATGAAACGGGCAGGCCTGGACTATCACCTCGAGTGTCCGCCTCTGCGCGAGCCTCTTTACGTGGACCGGGACTTGTGGGAAAAGATCGTCCTCAATCTCCTCTCCAACGCCTTTAAATTCACTCTTCAGGGTAGCATCCGCCTCTCCCTCACAGATCAGGCGGAAGGTGTGGAACTGAAAGTGGCGGATACCGGCAGTGGCATCCCTGTTGCAGCCCAGGCCAGTCTCTTTGAGCGGTTCTTCCGCGTGCAGGGGGCTGAAGGGCGCAGCCATGAAGGCACTGGCATCGGTCTTGCCCTCGTGGGGGAACTGGTAAAGTTGCACGGCGGCACCGTGAAGGTAGAAAGCCAGCCCGGCCTAGGCAGTGTCTTCACCGTCAGCCTGCCTCGCGGGAAAGCCCACCTGCCAGCAGCTCACCTGCGCAAGAGCCTCACCGCCCATGCCAAGCATGTGGATACTTCCTTCCTCACGGAAGCTGCGCGCTGGCTTCCCGCAGAAACAGACGCCTCATCAGAAGTACCTGCATCTCACTCTGCCGACCAGTCGCGACCACGCATTTTGTTAGCGGATGATAATCCGGACATGCGGGATTATGTGCGCCACCTCCTTTCCGCCCGCTTTGAGGTGCAGACGGTGGGCGATGGCCGCGCCGCGCTGGAACTCATCCAGACGCACCCTCCGGACCTTGTCTTGACGGATGTCATGATGCCGCACTTAGATGGCTTTGGCCTGCTGCAGGCACTGCGGGAAAATGCCGCTACGCGCATGATCCCCGTCATCCTTCTCTCTGCCAGAGCCGGCGAAGAGGCGCGTGTGGAGGGACTGGATGCTGGGGCGGATGATTACCTCATCAAACCCTTCGATGGGCGCGAGCTTTTATCCCGTGTCAGCACTCACCTCACCCTCGCTCAGTCGCGCCAGCAGGCTGCCCGCCAGGCCACCCAGGCGGAGGCACGCCTCCAGCATCTTTTGACCCTTTTGCCTGCTGGTGTTTACACCTGCAATGGTCAGGGACTCATCACTTTCTTCAATCAGCGGGCCGCCGAGTTATGGCGTCACACCCCACTGTTGCAGTCTCCAGAGACACGCTACTGCGGTTTCCATCGGCTTCTCAATGAAGACGGCACTGCCATCCCGCCAGAGCAAAGCCCCATGGCGGATGCCGTCCTGCATGGGAAAAGTTTTCGCAACCTAGAAGCCGAGGTTGAGAGGGCCGATGGCAGCCGCTTCATCGCCAGCGTCAGCATTGACCCTTTATGGGATGAAGAAGGCCGCATCATCGGTGCCATCAATATCTTCCAAGACATCACTGCATCCCACGCCACGGCTAGGGCGCTCAAGCAAGAGTTGGAAGAACGCCAACGTGCCATCCAGCACGCCACTTTTCTCAGCGCCCTCAGTCAGCAGCTCAGCCTACTCAATGAGCCTCAAGACATCTTACACACCGCCTCAGAGGAGGTCGGTCATCACCTTCAGTTAGATCGCTGTGGTTTCATCGAGGCTAACGACAGTCTAAATGTGCTCACCATCACAGAAGACTGGGCTGGCCCAGGTATGCCGCTGTTAGAAGGCCGCTTTCAGCCGCAGGATTTTATCCCTCCGCAGCTCTGGCAGGCCATTCAGCAGGGCCTCCTTCCCGTGGAGGATGTCCATCACCATCCGCATACCCAGGCCATCACAGAGCGGTTTGAAAAAATCGGCCTCCGCTCCTTCGCTATTGTCCCCTTTTCTCAGGCTGGCCAGGTGCGCACCTGGCTTTCCATCGGTGCCGCGCAGCCACGGAGCTGGCGGGAAGATGAGCTGAGACTGCTGGAAAACGTCATTACCCGCGTGCGGCCTCTGGTGGAGCAGGCGCGTGCTGCGAAGGATCTCCAGCAGCGGGGTGAGCGCATGCAGCTCCTTTCAGAAACCCTCGCTCAGCTCATCAGCGCGCGGAATCCTGAAACGGTCGTTCGCGAGCTGTTCTCCCGCGTCACCATGCACCTCCGTGCAGACACGTACTTCAATTTCATGGTGACTCCAGCGGGGGATAGCTTGGAGCTGCACTCCAGTGCGGGCATCAGCGAAGCCACTGCCCGCGCCATGCATCGGCTGAACTTCGGTCAAGCCGTCTGCGGCACCGTCGCCCAGACCTGTCAGAGCATCGTTGCAAACGACATCCAAAACACTCAGGATCCGAGAGCGGACCTTGTGCGCAGCCTCGGCATCCAGACCTATGCTTGCCATCCTCTGATCGCTGGTGGCAGGCTCCTCGGCACCCTTTCGTTCGCCAGTCGCGTCCGCACTCAGTTTGATGCAGAGGAGTTGAATTTCATCCGCATTGTCACTCACTCCGCTGCTTTGGTGCTGGAGCAGTTGCAGTCTTCGGAGGCTCGCCAACGTCTGGCCTCCATCGTCACTTCTTCGGACGATGCCATCATCAGCAAGAACTTAGACGGCCTCATCACCAGTTGGAACATGGGTGCCCAGCGCATTTTTGGTTATACCGCAGATGAGGTCATTGGTCGGCCGGTCACTCTTTTACTCCCTCAAGATCGCCAGGATGAAGAGCCTATCATCCTAGACCGCATCCGCCGGGGTGAATACATCCAGCATTTCGAAACCATCCGCCAGCGCAAGGATGGCACTCTGGTGGATATCTCCCTCACCATCTCCCCCATCAAAGATGCCGAGGGACACATCATCGGCGCTTCCAAAATCGGTCGCGATATCACCGAACGGAAAAAGAACGAGCTGGAACTCGTGCGCAGAGAGCAGCTCTACCGCAGCATTGGCGAATCTACCAACTACGGCATCTGGGTCAGCGATGCCCAGGGCCGCAATATCTACGCCAGCGATTCTTTCCTCAAGCTCGTCGGCCTCACCCAGCAAGAGTGCGCCAATGATGGCTGGCATCAGACGCTTCACCCGGATGATCGTGAAGCCACGCTCTCCCATTGGTACGCAGCCTCCCAGCATGGAGGTCTTTGGGAAAGAGAACATCGGTTCAAAGGGGTGGATGGCCACTGGCACCCCGTCCTCTCGCGTGGCATCCCCATTCGGGATGAAAAAGGCCAGATCATCCAGTGGGCGGGCATCAGCCTCGACATCTCCACCTTCAAAAAGACGGAGGAAGCCCTGCGTCAGCAGTCCCAGATCCTCGCCGTGCTGAACCGTGTCAGCAGCACCCTGGTCGCAGAAAGAGATCTCGAAAAAATCGTGCAGAGTGTCACCGACGCGAGCTGCGAGATCAGCGGTGCCCAGTTTGGCGCGTTCTTTTACAACGTCACGAATGAAAGCGGAGAGGCCTTAACCCTGTTCACCGTTTCCGGAGCTCCGCGTGAGGCCTTTGCCAAGTTCCCCATGCCCCGTAATACGGCACTGTTTGCCCCCACCTTCAAAGGCGAAGGCGTCGTGCGTGTGGATGATATTTTGTTAGACCCTCGTTATGGGAAAAATACCCCCTTCAAGGGCATGCCTGCTGGGCATCTCCCGGTACGCAGTTACCTCGCCGTCCCCGTCGTGTCAAACTCGGGCCAAGTCATCGGCAGCATGCTCTTTGGTCACCCAGAGCCGGGCATTTTTACTGAGGCCACTGAGAGTATGCTTGTGGGCATGGCTGCCCAGGCCGCCATCGCCATTGATAATGCAGAGCTCTACACCTCCCTCCAGCGTGAGCTGGATCAGGTCAAGCAAGTGCAGGGTGCCCTACGCGCCAGTGAGCGCCGCTGGCGCGACATGGCCGAGGCCATGCCGCATCTAGTCTGGACAAGTGCGCCGGATGGCGGCTGGGATTTCGTCAGCCCCCAGTGGTGCACTTATACTGGAAGGAAGGAGGAGGAACAGCGTGGCCATGGCTGGACAGAAGCCGTCCATCCAGAGGATCGCCCGCTCATGGAGACTGCCTGGAATCAGGCCTCCCATACCCGCAGCATTGTGGATGTGGAAGTCCGCATCCGCCGGGCAGACGGTCAATACCGCTGGTTTAAAACACGCGCCATGCCCGTCATGGATGAGAGCGGGAACATCATCAAATGGTACGGCTCCAATACCGACATCGAAGACATCAAGCGCACGGATAGCATCCTCCGTGAGCGTGAAGCGCGCCTCTCCGCCATCTTTGCCCAGGCAGGCTCCGGCATCGTCCAGACGAATCTTGAAGGCGGCATCACCATGGTCAACGACGCTTACTGTGAGATCGTCGCGCGCACCCGTGAAGAACTCATCGGGCTCAATGTCCATGCCATCACTCATCCCGAGGATCGCACCCAAAACATGGCGGTCTTTGATGCCATGATCCAAGGCGGCGCCTCCTTCATCATCGAAAAGCGGGACATCCTGCCAGACGGCAGTTACGTCTGGGTGCGAAACAGCGTCGTCGGTATCCGAGATGGCAAGGGGCAAGTCATCGCCGGCCTCATCATCACCCAAGATATCACAGACAGTCGCGAAGCCGAAAACGCCCTGCGCGCTAGCGAAGAGCAGCTCCGTCTCGTGACGGATCATGCCCCCGTCCTCCTGGCTCAGTTTGACCAGCAGCACCGCTATAAATTTGTCAACCGACCTTACGCCCAGCGTTATGGTTTCGAGCCCCAAGACGTCATCGGCAAACACGCCAGCGACGTCGTCAGTGAAAGTGCCTATCGCAGCGCACTCAGCATGATGGAGCGCGCGTTTAAGGGCGAGCGGGTCGAGTTTGAAATGGCCATTCCTTATGAGAGCCTCGGCTCCCGCTGGGGTCACGTCATCTTCGTTCCCGAGCGTAATGCTGAAGGCGAAGTCGTCGGCATCGTCACCGTCTTGACAGACATCACCATGCGCAAGCAGGCAGAGCATGACCTGGAGCAGGCCCGAGACCGCGCACTGGAAGCCGTACGGGCAAAGGATGACTTCCTCGCGCGTCTGTCTCATGAGCTACGCACCCCTCTGAGCCCCGTCTTGCTCCTCGCCAGTGAAGGCAGCAAAAGCCTCGACATCCCCGAAAGTGCCCGCGCAGACTTTGAGACCATCCGCAAAAATGTGGACCTCGAAGCCCGCCTCATTGACGACCTCCTGGACATCACCCGTATCACCCGGGGTAAGTTAGCGCTCGATCTCCAGCCCGTGGATCTCAAAGAAGTCATCCAGGATGCCCTGGCCACCATCCAGAGCGAGATCGCTGGTAAGAAAGTCCACCTCCAGCTTGATCTCTCACCCACCCCGCTGGACATTTTGGCCGATGCGGTGCGTCTCCAGCAGGTTCTTTGGAATCTCCTCAACAATGCCGTCAAATTCACTCCAGCCAGCGGCATCATCAAGATCACCGCTCGGGCTCTAGAGGAGGAAGACGCCGTGACTGTGGAAGTCACAGATACTGGCATCGGCATGACTGAAGAGGAGATCCAGCGCATCTTTGATGCTTTCTCCCAGGGAGATCACGCCCTCAAAGGAGGCTCTCAACACTTCGGGGGCCTCGGCCTCGGCCTGGCCATCACCCGCATGTTGGTCGAGCTGCATCAGGGCCACATTCAGGCCACCAGCAGCGGTCGCGGTCATGGGGCCACCTTCACGGTGAAGCTGCCCCGCATTTCGAAGGCCAGCAGCGCCCACCCCTCCCGCACCTCTTCCCCTATTCCCCTGCCACCGGCGGAGAAACCCGCCCCCGCCCCGCGTCCGCCCTTGCGTATCCTCTTGGTCGAAGATCACGAGCCTACCCGCACCGCCCTCTCCTCCCTCCTGCGTCGGCGTCGGCATGAAGTGCACACCGCAGGCTCCCTTCAGGAAGCCCGTGAATGTGCCCAGCAAAATAACTTTGACCTCTTGATCTCAGACCTCGGCCTGCCAGATGGCACGGGATACGAACTCATGAAAGAACTGGCGGATCAACTGCCGCTCAAAGGCATTGCCGTCAGTGGTTTTGGCATGGAGCAGGACCTTGTGCGCAGTCGCGCCGCAGGTTTTGTCACCCATTTGATTAAACCTGTTCGCATCGAAGCCTTGGAGACAGCTCTTGCTTCCTTGCAAGATACCTAA
- a CDS encoding transglutaminase-like domain-containing protein: MTFKIICELDYTATAPLTFLLNIRAQKNSRQRIVDETFHLTPSMPHVEHTDHVTGNRFDQITAQIPGLYHIRYEATVENSPELVYRHNLADTEVHEFPLEVLSCLYASRYCQSDRLGNLAAQQFGDCETPLDRVLAVIKWIEEHISYVSGSTDASTSAVDSLVERRGVCRDFAHLGIAMCRAMNIPARYFTAYAHELNPPDFHACFETWIGGRWLLWDATGLASPDGVVHIGTGRDAAEVSVCTSFGNLQLDRQNVSCEALDKDYRKLTVEELQRVFICHT, from the coding sequence ATGACTTTCAAGATCATCTGTGAACTCGACTACACGGCCACCGCACCGCTGACTTTTTTACTGAACATCCGTGCTCAGAAAAATTCGCGGCAGAGAATTGTGGACGAAACCTTCCACCTCACGCCTTCGATGCCACACGTGGAGCACACAGACCACGTGACAGGAAATCGGTTTGATCAAATCACGGCGCAGATCCCAGGCCTATACCACATTCGTTATGAGGCCACCGTCGAGAATAGCCCAGAGCTGGTTTATCGCCACAATCTGGCAGACACGGAGGTGCATGAGTTTCCTTTGGAGGTGCTGAGCTGTTTGTATGCCAGCCGTTATTGCCAGTCGGATCGTCTCGGAAATTTAGCCGCTCAGCAATTTGGGGACTGTGAGACACCTTTAGACCGGGTGCTGGCAGTGATTAAGTGGATCGAAGAACACATCTCGTATGTCAGTGGTTCCACGGATGCGAGCACTTCAGCCGTGGATTCACTGGTGGAGCGGCGAGGAGTGTGCCGGGATTTTGCGCACCTGGGCATCGCCATGTGCCGGGCGATGAATATCCCAGCGCGCTATTTCACGGCCTATGCGCATGAGCTGAATCCTCCGGATTTTCATGCCTGCTTTGAGACCTGGATCGGCGGGCGCTGGTTGCTGTGGGATGCCACAGGCTTGGCCTCGCCAGACGGGGTGGTGCACATCGGCACAGGACGAGATGCGGCGGAAGTTTCCGTCTGCACCTCGTTTGGAAATTTGCAGTTAGACCGCCAGAATGTGAGCTGCGAGGCACTGGATAAAGATTACCGCAAACTGACGGTGGAAGAACTGCAACGCGTCTTCATCTGCCACACGTAA
- a CDS encoding CsbD family protein, with protein sequence MTKLKIKGTWNETKGKLKQKYAELTDNDLLFEEGKEDELLGRLQQRTGETKEKIRSYIEEV encoded by the coding sequence ATGACCAAGCTCAAAATCAAAGGCACCTGGAACGAAACCAAAGGTAAGCTGAAGCAAAAGTACGCTGAGCTCACCGACAACGACCTTCTTTTTGAAGAAGGCAAGGAAGATGAACTCCTCGGTCGTCTCCAGCAACGCACGGGTGAAACCAAGGAAAAAATCCGCAGCTACATCGAAGAGGTGTAA
- a CDS encoding transglutaminase family protein, translating into MRRFHIEHRTVYRYSEPVRFGLHRLVLRPREGHDITVVRHDLIVQPEAKFFWLTDLYGNSIAIAEMPKMADRLEIVNRVILERASSAEDEAPRRISRPSLVSLPVAYPQMEQPVVNGYLQPVYPEDQPVIGQWTAAQMESHPATTAVAAVAHLNRCIHQQIRYRRREERGVQTPANTLTFNTGSCRDMATLLMEACRSLGLAARFASGYLDAAAATAGRGSTHAWVEVYFPDNGWCGFDPTVGEALSPKHVTLGVSAHPRGVMPVSGIYDGPPGCYLGMEVAVTIREGPGDVMPEAAVKVTGLS; encoded by the coding sequence ATGAGACGTTTTCACATCGAGCATCGCACGGTGTATCGCTACTCTGAGCCGGTGCGCTTTGGCCTGCATCGTCTGGTATTGAGACCCCGAGAAGGCCATGACATCACCGTGGTGAGGCACGACCTCATCGTTCAGCCAGAGGCGAAGTTTTTTTGGCTGACCGATCTGTATGGCAACAGCATCGCCATCGCTGAAATGCCTAAAATGGCCGATCGTCTCGAGATTGTGAATCGGGTGATCCTCGAAAGAGCTTCCAGCGCAGAAGATGAGGCACCCAGGCGTATCAGCCGCCCATCTTTGGTAAGCTTACCCGTGGCGTATCCACAGATGGAGCAGCCTGTGGTGAATGGCTATCTACAGCCGGTGTATCCGGAAGACCAACCGGTCATCGGCCAATGGACGGCGGCGCAGATGGAGAGTCATCCCGCCACGACAGCGGTGGCAGCCGTGGCCCATCTGAACCGCTGCATTCATCAACAGATCCGTTATCGGCGAAGGGAAGAACGAGGGGTGCAAACTCCAGCAAACACTCTGACCTTTAACACTGGGTCATGCCGAGACATGGCAACTCTGCTGATGGAGGCCTGCCGTTCTCTAGGATTGGCCGCGCGATTTGCAAGTGGTTACCTGGATGCGGCGGCAGCCACAGCAGGCCGAGGATCTACCCATGCGTGGGTGGAGGTGTATTTTCCTGACAATGGCTGGTGTGGCTTTGACCCCACCGTGGGGGAGGCTTTGTCCCCCAAACACGTGACTTTAGGGGTGAGCGCTCACCCGCGCGGGGTGATGCCTGTCAGCGGGATTTACGATGGCCCACCGGGCTGCTACCTGGGCATGGAGGTGGCAGTGACGATCCGCGAAGGGCCTGGAGATGTGATGCCTGAAGCAGCGGTGAAAGTGACGGGCCTCTCCTGA